The Mya arenaria isolate MELC-2E11 chromosome 15, ASM2691426v1 genomic sequence atattcatttgaCGGTATGATAACTCTCCATTGGTATTGCAGGCGTGGCATCAGAGATTCAGCCATCTACCGGGGTATGGCAGCAAGTACTACTCCTACCAGGTGTCACGCTCCATAGCTTCCAAGATCTGgagacaaatgtttaaaaaagaccCCTTCAGCAGGTAATGTGTCTTAGAGATGCTGTGTACATCAGGGTACTAGAATGTTTGCAATTTTTTCTTCTCTTTGACCAGAAACTTATAACATGTATCTATATGTGTAAGAacatatgtaaatgtatattttctaatattgaatatatgtacatatttgtatACACCCCTTCATAGAAAGGGACATATCATAGATTCATCAGTGGTATGCGTGCAGACGGCATCTAGTATGTTGtttgatcaataactttagaagcttTTGTCCAGTCGTCACCAAAATTGTCAATATATGTATGGGTATCATATTTttgacaagtttgataaccagtcaTATTGCTCGAGTTAACCTTTAATCATGGAAATTACCTAATATCAgtcttgtctgatcaataactttagaagcatttgtccaatcatcaccaaatttggccAGAACGTGTATGAGcataatatatgttaaacataattttgttgtTGCAAATGtgaaactttatataaaaaatacagaaataactTGAATATAATGAATAGCAATATATCACGTAATGTTAATTGCCAAACTTCTTAAATTCCCacaatatttgtgtattataGAGAAAATGGTGAGAAGTATCGACACCAGATGTTGGCGTATGGGGGAGCCAAACACCCTTCAGAGCTCATACAAGGTCAGTGTAAACATGCTGTCTGTCTTGGCATagttcagtgtgtgtataccacgtgataaactACGTCATAAAGtacggcgtagactgcgctatgtttcatttaaaatggtaaagaaataggaaagttatctttgtttaaagtcttcattcgaagcaatatattgccttccaacgtaACATTtttgacgcaatttatcacgtggtatacacacactgatagtTGTGGATGtcattgatacatgtattttgtcCTGGAGATCATCATAAATAATGGTACAAAATTGTTGTTGATGCTGTAATATAATGTAGAAAATTTAAgattaaattaatgataaagtGGCCTCTAGTATGATGTAAAGTTTATGTTCTTGTTTTAGATCTTCTTGGAGAGACCCCAACTATTGAAATGCTGGTGAAGTCCCTGTCGGAGGATCTACATACACGGAATATCACTGCATCACCACTGTTGGTTATGAGACCCCAGAATTGATACATTTTCCTTCATTAAATATGTACAGCTATATGTTGTccatacctacatgtatacagtcATAATTGACAGTGAGGAAATATTTGATAGGTTGGAACTGGAACTCTTCTACCTCATATTTGCATAAACCACCCTGCATGCTACTGAGGAAAACTGGCCAATTTTCTTGGTGAGGTCCCAGAGCTGGGCCAAGTACCCTTGCCTTATGCCACAACTAGTTATTCCTTCATGGGGATGTCCAATATTCTACTCAACATCGATATTTTCAGCCATAATATATAGCCTTCTGGCAAACTCACATACTGTTTGATTTACatgatttttatcataataagCATGCAGATGTTACTGAATGTAGATGTTTTGTAgaagttgataaaaaaacattacctttattttgtttatgtggTTATACATGTGCCTGCTAGATGAATGTCAGTCATCCTGGCGAAAGTGACCAAACCCTCATTGGAATTTGTGTTGTGTgccagttgttgcatatttcaCTTGATCACAACCTTAAAACTGGAATTATATACTTACACATGTgtgaataatgatttttttttgtgacaGCTGTTCATTCTGATCAAGAGTAatttcaacatacatgtacagtgtacATGTGTTTGAGAGCACCAACTTGGTAATGGACTTCATAAAAATATCTGGCTTTTTGTAGAATTCATAGTTCATTGGAAATATCTCAGGCATAAtcattacattaattgattcACCTTTATTTCTGATATGTTATGGGCTACATGTATCTTGTAGAACAGACTAAGAAACAATACTTAAATAGTGAGCATTGGGACTATTCCGCATCATTTATATACACGCATCTgccaaacaaatgtatatggaTACAATATGTCACAACAAATGAATCATTTCTAAATCCCATTTTAGTTCCTAAAATGTTCTAGTAGCTAATGCACAGTACCAGAGCTTGAATGTAGGTGTTAGTTTTGAGTTTGGTTCGTGTTACAGGAGCACTGAGCCAATTATGCCATagtgattgttgttttatagATGGTTTATACCCATGAggtttttgtatttgttgtacaatacacaaagataaaaagaataaatactCCAATAATTAACTACCAGTTCTTATTTTAATGGTGCTGTGTAAGGAATCACATCTTATTGTGTCTCAgccaaaaaaatcaatgaatacAAGGTATTACGCTGATCATAATTatcccttaggctgctgatggcgattttaaaggctttgcacaCAGCTTGGAACCAAACTCGGCgtctggtcaggttccaagctgtttgccactcggTCAATATATCCcaaaagttttaagtaaattgaaagaaatttagaataaaccagacgacatttttgagcagacggcaatttacccagcatgcaaagtgTTATTAAACATGCGTCTTTCTGCCAACGCTACCTTCGTGATATTGCACATTGTGACTTGAATATTGCCAGCATGTTGACCTGGCATTTGTTTTCAATCTTCAATAAACAGACATTCTTTAAATATCCTCATTGTCAACATATCGCTTATACAGTGTACGTGTGCACCATATAGATACGCTATTCATTGTCTAGTATGTCCaacaaatcaaacataaaacaaatggaGGATACGAAGTTAACTGTCGATCATCATTGAGTATTGTTACCATATGAACGCAAAGTTATAAACATGAAGTAGAGAATGTAGTTAGTGTGCATCAATTATTCAAGTTTCCTTGACTATTCATGGTGTAcaatgtaaatcaaaattatacCTTACTTAGTcacatatacaattataaatgtagTATAGAAACACAAactatacaaaatacaaaattattgcgtaaatatagTTAGAGACATCAATACAAGTTGATTGATTCACTCAAAAATGAACACATGCACGAGATCCGAAGGTGCATCTTCAGTGACCACCAAACAATCCTTGAAGCCGTCTAGCGCCCAGGGATGATGGATCGGATCTCGTGATTTCAGCGTCTCGACCTCGCCCTGTCCATCCTCGCGGAATGATACAATCTCATTACGGCTCCGCAGTGTCGTAAACACTCGTCCTCGGAAACACGTGACGTCAGCAAGTTGATGCTTCAGCCTCCGCGACCATAAGAGCATTTTGTTGCGGCCAAAACAGCTGATTTCATTCCGGCGACGATTACGAATGACAACTTTCCCATCGCTTGTTGCTGCCAAACGATCTGGAAATGACCGACGTCGACTGGATTGGTAAAGCGTTTCTCGTTGACGTGACCCGTCCCCCGTGTTGACTTGCGTATCAAGTATGTCCACGCGGCGACTCAATATGCTCGACACTGCCAGGCGTTCCGCCATATGTGACGTCAGACCGATGTACTCCGTATCGGTGTCGATTGTTCGGACAATCTCTAACACTGGGTCGGTGGACGCTATGACAATCTTCGGCACGTCCCATAATGATACAGCTACGTCACTAGATTCCCGAAGCGTTGCCACTTGGTGGGGCTCGTATTCGAGCTCTAATTCATTCAGAAACTTCCCCTCAGGAATCTTGTACTTTTTCAGCCGTTTGTTTGTCTGGTCCACTAGAACTACAGCGGTTGTTCCTAGCATGGCAACCCCAGAGAGCATACATTTGTCCTCGCACGCACTTTTTGCACTAAATGTTATTTGTTGACAGAGATTAACTTTGTCGTTTTCAAGGCAGTCAAAATCTTCAAAGTTTCCCGTTTCCGTCACCATCACGTATTCTTTGTCATTAGGTTCTTGGTCAATTTCTTCCATAGTCAGAAATTCACCAGGCAAAGAGTTTTTTAGCCCTGACACGAAAACGTCCAACACATTCAAGTCACTTTCTACATACATCATGAGCGATCCCGATTTCACTTTTTGTGACAGCTCAGTGATGTTTTTTTGAAGCTCAGAAGAATCTACGCAAAGATTAGAAATGACTTTCAGAGTTTGATTAGGATTCAAATCGGCAGTGTCCTCATCAAATGCCTTTACTCTGGCTACAATGTTTTCTTGCAGAGTACGGATTTCAGAAATCGTTTGATCCCGGTCAAGGGATTCTTTGGCTTTTACACGAAGGCTTTGTATGCGCTGTTTAAATGCCCTATAAATATCATCGAAACTTTGTTCAATGTCGTTTATACATTTCTGTGCTTCATCAAACAAACTTTTCACCGTTTTTGCCTTGTCACTGGGAGAGTCGAAGAGCATTGAAGCATCAGAAACCTGCTGAGCCACGAGACTTTTCAGGGCATTCAGCCTTTTATTGATTACTATTCTAGCAGAAGAACATTCACATACAGGTCGCTTGTGGTTTTCTTTGGCGCATTCCGAGCATATAACAACTTCATGCTTGGGGCAATAGGTATCAATGTTTTTGTCTCGATGGCGTGCGCATGCGCAAAAAGACTCGTCTCGTTTCAGTTCTTCGGGTATTGTCCCTGGAGTAGTTTCTTTTAGGCATTCATTGTCGCTGCTATCGATGTCCACAGAGGTGAGGCCGATCGCCTGCAGAATTGAGATCGTCACTGTATCGTTCGAAAGAGAGTTGATCATGTCGTTCACGTCAATGTTAGCAGAAATATCGTTGGCATCTCTGCATACCGGACATTCAAACCAGTCTCTCTGTTTTCGGACAATTCGGATGTAACCTTCCAAACATTTAGCACAAAATGAATGTCCACACTGTAACATCTTCGGATCAGTAAATATGTTCCAACATATCGTACATGTTAGGTAATCCGACGTTAGGTTCTTTATTTTCCTGTCGGCCATTTTGCATTAATTACACCTATAATATTCAGCAATAAGTACTCCTAAGTAACATATCAgagtaaaatgtttaacatcaGAACAGGAAtattgataacaatttcattacCACACATGATTAATCACATGACGAGATTGTGATAGTTAGATAGTGCTAGTAgataatgtatgtttaaacacGACAATCGTGGGTATTTCGAAATTGTTTTAGAGCCTGTCATGCACGGTGTACTGACTGGTTTACATTTAACTCACTTAATAAAGGCGTCCCTATTAAAGTGCTTTAGGTTAGCTATAGTGTCCGCGTATTAAAACTATTGCttctttaactatttactatgTACGTTTACAAACCAGGAAGTAATGTTAGTACAGCAGTCGCTAGGAACGCACAAACCATATCATATCTCGTATTTATAAGGAGTATGTACGCCTTAGAAAACAATTAACGAGAATCTAAACGTACATGTAGAGTACATGGAAATCAAATACTTTGAGTAAGTAagtgtattaaaaaaatgaaaacaatatttatatatcaataaacaatacaatcggaacacctcggccagtatccaacaggaaatgacgtagcttgccggagatggccgagttgttacgattgtaaaCAATAGTGTAAGTTTGGCTGAAAACTACAAAATCTCGTGAGGGACATCCGGCTTCAAGACACAAAGTAGACGGTGATAAGAGCCACAGTGTGATGATGGTCTGGAAGATTGGGTTTGGTTACAGCCCAAAAGCGGTTGAATGACCTCCGGCTTGGCTTTCGAAGAGCCcgtctgttttttgttttgtttttttataatgaatgcGCTTGTCTGTAACCACAAAAGGAATTGTTGAGCTCTTCACGAACCCCTCTGTAGTAAGAAAGTACAAAACGGGCTTTTTTGCAATCATTCAGATGGCTGTTGGGGACCTTTTGTGTCATGTTGAAAACATAAGTTATGCAATCATGACGGGGAGCACGAGTGATGCAATCGTAACGGGGAGCACGAGTTATGCAATCATGACGGGGAGCATGAGTTGTGCAATAATGACGGGGAGCACGAGTTGTGCAATCATGACGAGAAGCACGAGTTATGAAATCATGACGGGGAGCATGAGTTGTGCAATAATGACGGGGAGCACGAGTTGTGCAATCATGACGAGAAGCACGAGTTATGCAATCATGACGGGAAGCACGAGTTATGCAATCATGACGGGGAGCACGAGTTGTGCAATCATGACGGGAAGCACGAATTGTGCAATCATGACGGGGAGCATGAGTTGTGCAATAATGACGGGGAGCACGAGTTGTGCTATCATGACGGGGAGAACGAGTTGTGCAGTCATGACGGGGAGCAGGAGTTATACAATCATGACGGGGAGCACGAGTTATGCAATCATGACGAGGAAAACGAGTTGTGCAATCATGACGCGGAGCACGAGTTATGCAATCACGACGGGGAGCACGAGTTGTATAATCATGACGGGGAAAACGAGTTGTGCAATCATGACGGTACGTAGCACGAGTTGTGCAATCATGACGGGGAGCACGAGTTATACAATCATGACGGGGAGCACGAGTTGGGAATCATGACGGGGAGCACGAGTTATACAATCATGACGGGGAGCACGAGTTATGCAATCATGACGGGGAAAACGAGTTATGCAATCATGACGGGGAGCACGAGTTGTGCAATCATGACGGGAAAAACGAGTTGTGCAATAATGACGGGGAGCACGAGTTATGCAATCATGACGAGGAAAACGAGTTGTGCAATCATGACGCGGAGCACGAGTTATGCAATCACGACGGGGAGCACGAGTTGTATAATCATGACGGGGAAAACGAGTTGTGCAATCATGACGGTACGTAGCACGAGTTGTGCAATCATGACGGGGAGCACGAGTTATACAATCATGACGGGGAGCACGAGTTATACAATCATGACGGGGAGCACGAGTTATACAATCATGACGGGGAAAACGAGTGATGCAATCATAACGGGGAAAACGAGTTGTGCAATAATGACGGGGAGCACGAGTTGTGCAATCATGACGGGGAGCACGAGTTATACAATCATGACGGGGAGCACGAGTTGGGAATCATGACGGGGAGCACGACTTATACAATCATGACGGAGAGCACGAGTTATGCAATCATGACGGGGAAAACGAGTTATGCAATCATGACGGGGAGCACGAGTTGTGCAATCATGACGGGAAAAACGAGTTGTGCAATAATGACGGGGAGCACGAGTTATGCAATCATGACGAGGAAAACGAGTTGTGCAATCATGACGCGGAGCACGAGTTATGCAATCACGACGGGGAGCACGAGTTGTATAATCATGACGGGGAAAACGAGTTGTGCAATCATGACGGTACGTAGCACGAGTTGTGCAATCATGACGGGGAGCACGAGTTATACAATCATGACGGGGAGCACGAGTTATACAATCATGACGGGGAGCACGAGTTATACAATCATGACGGGGAAAACGAGTGATGCAATCATGACGGGGAAAACGAGTTATGCAATCATGACGGGGAGCACGAGTTATGCAATCATGACGGGGAGCACGAGTTATGCAACTATGACGGGGAAAAGAGTTATACAATCATGACGAGGGGAAACGAGATATGCAATCATGACGGGTGAAACGAGCATTCAGTGGGCTCATTGCTTAGTATGTATAATACCTAATAGGAACTGATTTTGGGTTGCTTGGAACTAGAATATCAACAGATTAGGTTGGTAAAACACTTAATGGACTTGAAAAGTGATCCTTCAGGCTGAATGTGCTTGCACCTATATATGCAGTGGAATAATTCcattgttaaaaatgtgtttatttataagGTACATTGTATtaagcatttttaaaaatcattttgtgtcAACCAAACATAGCGAAAGCAAAGATTAATCCACAATCAAAATTTGGGTCCCGAATCCCGACAGTCCTTGCATTTATAGCTCCCCGGCAAGTTGGGGCATCTGTGTCATTATGGGCCATCTCTCGTTAAACACTAAATATAGCTAGTTTCCATTATATCTACGAACGCCAACTGTGCTACAAGATTGTCCTCCGATTCAATTCGGTGATGTGTagccaaatatgtaaataaagcGTCCATAGATACGTTTAAGCCAATCAGTGCTGACCTAGCTACTCAATGTCACATAGGCGATTGCCGAATTTTGTCCTAGAatgcaaaatgacaaatataaaaatgaataacacTAGTTTAACAGTGTTGACATAATTTTTCTCCAAGACCATCAGGTACAGTTTTAAACATACAATGATATTGACCCATGGTCAACAATAATATAAATCCTAAACatcagaaaattgaaaattaaaacgaTGTCAACGAAATTCGACCAATGTTAATTTAGTGGGTGGAGAGAAGTGTTAAATCAACAACTCCTTATTAGCAGATTCCTGACAAGGTTGCAGTATACAATAAGTAATTAAAGCTCTGAATTTTTAATTGTAGAAGAAAAGGGCACCTGCCATGCGTTTAGTGACATGTTTGCAGTGAATGTTTGTTGTATGGTTACCCTGCTAACAGTGTAAGCGCTGCGTTGAACAGCATACAAAACAAAGCAATTTGTAAATGTGAGGTAAATGCAATGCATTGCAAGTGCAAGGCTTGAAACCTCGCAACTCTCCATCTAGAACAGAAATCAGGGCACATCTGCAGTCATCGAAACTAGTCTTTTGGATGAGCAAGCCAGGATTCTTATACTAATGCTTGgcatttcatttttgaacaagccctgctatataaaatccagaatttgagcaagaccagaaagcattttaccagtgcagggcttgagggtttgtgctaattttgaccactgcatCTATTATCTGCTGACCGCCTTTCCAAACAAGAGATGAAATGTAATAACTAACAgattacaagtacatgtatgtatgcacACTTGATGCTATTTTATGGTTTGGCTAAgaaaaatacgcataaaattgGAAAAGCCTGCAACttgtaacatacatgtacatatagttAGTTtcatcacggacctataaaccatatagGTTTTTAGGTCCGGGGTTGCACACAATATACTCAAAAGTTGcatgaataaattataaataatgtattataataatgaataaataaattaaacctTTATTACAATaggcattttttattcataagcTGCTTTTAGCTTGAACttgaaaactaaatttaaatatcCTGTACTCACATTTTACAGTTTGTTGGATGCTGCAATATCAGTCTTTAAGCCCTTTTTAAGTCTACCAAAAATAAGCCTTTCATTactgaatttaaaatgaaattccttttaaatgaatttttctGTGAATAGAAAGAGCAATTTTGTTGCAATCCTGTCTTTTCTTagattacattttttatataaattagcCTAATCATATTTAACTGAACCACTTTTTATAAATGCACTGTCTAATACaaataaactgaaaacaaatgCAGAAATATTAACACTTTATTACCTAATTCATCATGCAAaaagatattgttatttaaatgaagGTTTCATTTTAGCTACATGTACTTCTTAATATGTCACAGGTTGTTTCATTATGACACCAATCGAGGTTAGGTAATCAATTAATGCCTTGTGCAAAATggagccaagcaaacaaaacaaggTGTGAACTTATAACCTGGggctgaaaaaaaatgaaatcggCCCAAGTAAACTAAACAAAGTGAAATTCTTATCTGGGACTGTGCAAATGACATCAAGCCTGGCGAAATTAAGCAAgttgaattttatatgaacatatagtaaaaaaaattggtcctATACACccagttcaagccaacgagaaTATTCTGTTAAGTTATTACTGTTTTAAGACTTTAAAATTGAAAGGACAGTATTTCAGAGCATAAGTACCCTATTAGCCAAGTTGATCTTTtgattaaaaatttgaaaatttgttATGTCCATTATTTGGCCACAGGTTAATGACACATTATCTCATTGCGAGGATTAAATTAGTGTTGTGGTCTCTGTAAGCCATAAAAAATATTCACTGatgtatattcattatttaaggTTCTGTGAAGCCAGTTTGTGTCAGCCTGATAGGACAGTCAGCACAATGTCTGAGACTGAAAGTGCTGCAGGGGGGCAGCAGCCAGCCACTGACAGGGACAACCTGGATCGACTGTTGAGGATCTTCAACGGAGGAACAGGTGTAAGCATGGGGGTAAGTCTTGTCgctttattacaattatttatgtATCCTGCAAATAA encodes the following:
- the LOC128220029 gene encoding uncharacterized protein LOC128220029, which gives rise to MADRKIKNLTSDYLTCTICWNIFTDPKMLQCGHSFCAKCLEGYIRIVRKQRDWFECPVCRDANDISANIDVNDMINSLSNDTVTISILQAIGLTSVDIDSSDNECLKETTPGTIPEELKRDESFCACARHRDKNIDTYCPKHEVVICSECAKENHKRPVCECSSARIVINKRLNALKSLVAQQVSDASMLFDSPSDKAKTVKSLFDEAQKCINDIEQSFDDIYRAFKQRIQSLRVKAKESLDRDQTISEIRTLQENIVARVKAFDEDTADLNPNQTLKVISNLCVDSSELQKNITELSQKVKSGSLMMYVESDLNVLDVFVSGLKNSLPGEFLTMEEIDQEPNDKEYVMVTETGNFEDFDCLENDKVNLCQQITFSAKSACEDKCMLSGVAMLGTTAVVLVDQTNKRLKKYKIPEGKFLNELELEYEPHQVATLRESSDVAVSLWDVPKIVIASTDPVLEIVRTIDTDTEYIGLTSHMAERLAVSSILSRRVDILDTQVNTGDGSRQRETLYQSSRRRSFPDRLAATSDGKVVIRNRRRNEISCFGRNKMLLWSRRLKHQLADVTCFRGRVFTTLRSRNEIVSFREDGQGEVETLKSRDPIHHPWALDGFKDCLVVTEDAPSDLVHVFIFE